In Leptodesmis sichuanensis A121, the following are encoded in one genomic region:
- a CDS encoding ISAzo13-like element transposase-related protein, with translation MAVGVSAFGILNLDNDELSIYFGQSAETSDFIADCLEWWWQDNQDHYPEIEEWVINLDGGPATRSDRTQFIKRMVELAQTIMLPIRLIYYPPYHSKYNAIERCWAALEQYWNGAILDSVEAAVQWASHMTWKAMNPVVYLVEGIYEKGVKVLAEELADYLPFWQRSEALPKWDITILPD, from the coding sequence GTGGCAGTCGGTGTTAGTGCCTTTGGCATTCTCAATCTCGACAACGACGAGTTGTCGATTTACTTCGGTCAATCGGCTGAAACCAGCGATTTTATAGCCGATTGTTTGGAGTGGTGGTGGCAGGACAATCAAGACCATTACCCGGAGATTGAGGAATGGGTGATCAATTTAGATGGAGGACCCGCCACTCGCAGTGACCGCACTCAGTTCATCAAACGCATGGTTGAACTCGCCCAAACGATCATGCTCCCGATTCGATTGATTTACTACCCGCCTTATCACAGTAAATACAATGCCATTGAACGATGCTGGGCAGCGCTTGAGCAGTATTGGAATGGAGCCATCTTGGATTCGGTAGAAGCGGCAGTTCAATGGGCCAGTCACATGACCTGGAAAGCAATGAATCCAGTCGTTTATCTGGTTGAAGGCATTTATGAAAAAGGGGTCAAGGTATTGGCTGAGGAGCTAGCAGATTATCTCCCTTTCTGGCAACGGTCTGAAGCTCTGCCCAAATGGGATATTACTATTCTCCCCGATTGA
- a CDS encoding ISKra4 family transposase, with protein MTATIVQSTTESITLQITIPLSQSFLDTEETIQSVLNEAGTLASGAALKQFDTDGSAIAMGGMNWTSKGQLPKTYQTPYGTVEVHRHVYQTSAGGPTFCPLEVDARIIMTSTPRLAKQISHKYAEMSSVRVVEDLRENHGRVIHRSFVQTLAEAVGEIALLKEEDWHYQTPKLPVEVATVSLGVDGTCLLLCKDGFRQAMIGTLSLYDAQGERLHTTYVAAAPEQGRQTFLDRMRREIEHIKRLYPNSHYQGLADGAPENWTFLEPVTDSQVLDFFHATQYLDNVAKAIHPRNPKHQKSWMDEHCHLLKHEVGAAQRLLTEMETIVPKRVSQSVQKGLQDAITYFRNHHHQMRYAEAIAAHLPIGSGVTEAGCKVIVKARLCGSGMKWKEHGAGIVLSLRTLSYSQGRWQQFWSKINRYGFTFAE; from the coding sequence ATGACCGCAACTATTGTCCAAAGTACAACAGAGTCAATCACTCTTCAAATTACTATTCCTCTGAGTCAATCATTTCTAGACACCGAAGAAACCATCCAATCAGTACTGAATGAAGCAGGAACTCTGGCCAGTGGAGCAGCGCTCAAACAGTTTGATACCGATGGCAGTGCCATTGCAATGGGCGGGATGAATTGGACGAGTAAAGGACAATTGCCCAAAACCTATCAAACCCCTTATGGAACAGTAGAAGTACATCGGCATGTGTACCAAACGAGCGCGGGTGGACCCACCTTTTGTCCCCTGGAAGTCGATGCTCGGATCATCATGACTTCAACCCCCCGGTTGGCCAAACAAATCTCCCACAAATATGCGGAGATGAGTAGTGTCCGAGTGGTAGAAGATTTGCGGGAAAATCATGGACGAGTGATCCACCGTTCGTTTGTGCAAACGTTAGCCGAAGCGGTCGGTGAGATTGCCTTGCTCAAGGAAGAGGATTGGCACTATCAGACACCAAAATTACCTGTAGAGGTGGCAACGGTCAGTCTCGGTGTCGATGGCACCTGCCTGTTGTTATGCAAAGACGGATTTCGCCAAGCCATGATTGGGACCCTCAGTCTCTATGATGCTCAAGGGGAAAGGCTCCACACCACCTATGTCGCCGCCGCACCCGAACAGGGACGGCAAACCTTTTTAGATCGAATGCGACGAGAAATTGAACACATCAAACGGTTGTATCCCAACTCCCATTATCAAGGGTTAGCCGATGGAGCACCGGAGAATTGGACGTTTCTCGAACCCGTCACGGATAGTCAAGTTTTGGATTTCTTTCATGCCACTCAGTATCTCGACAACGTTGCTAAAGCCATCCATCCCCGCAATCCTAAACATCAAAAAAGCTGGATGGATGAGCATTGTCATCTGCTGAAGCACGAGGTGGGTGCCGCTCAACGACTGCTGACAGAAATGGAAACCATTGTGCCGAAACGGGTGAGTCAATCGGTGCAAAAGGGATTACAAGATGCCATCACTTACTTTCGCAATCACCACCATCAGATGCGCTATGCCGAGGCGATTGCTGCTCATTTACCCATTGGCTCAGGAGTCACCGAAGCGGGATGTAAAGTCATTGTCAAAGCACGTCTGTGTGGCTCTGGAATGAAGTGGAAAGAACATGGAGCGGGGATTGTTTTGAGCTTACGAACCTTGAGTTACAGTCAAGGACGATGGCAGCAATTTTGGTCAAAGATTAATCGCTATGGCTTCACTTTTGCAGAATAG